The DNA sequence ATATACTCCTTCATCAAGCTCAAGAATAGTAATATCAAAAGTTCCTCCACCTAAATCATAGACGGCTACCGTATGTGAATGTTTTTTGTCCAGTCCATACGCTAGAGCAGCCGCAGTTGGTTCATTTAAAATACGCTTTACTTTAAGCCCAGCTATTTCACCTGCTTCTTTTGTTGCTTGCCTTTGGGAATCATCAAAGTATGCAGGAACTGTTATAACAGCTTCTTCGACTTTCTCTCCAAGATAATTTTCTGCATCTTTTTTTAACTTTGAAAGAATCATGGCAGAAATTTCTTGCGGTGCATATTCTTTGCCTTCAACTTCCACAACCGCAAGATTATTTTTTCCTTTAATAACCTTATATGGCAGCCACTCCTTATCTTTCTGCACAGATTTATCATCAAATCTGCGCCCCATAAGTCGCTTGATTGAAAAAATAATCTGTTCAGGTTTTAAGACTTGTTGACGTTTAGCAACGTCTCCCACGACTCGTTTAATTGGGTCCACCACGGACGGCACAATATTTCTTCCTTCTGAAGAAGGGATCATCTTAGATTCGCCACCTTCCATCACGGCTATAGCTGAATTAGTTGTTCCTAGATCTATTCCTACTATTTTTGTCATATTTTAAGTATATACTCTTACTTCTGCTGGGCGCAACACGCGTTCCTTATATTTAAATCCTGCCCTTAACACTTCTGCTACAACGCCAATTTTTTTACCTGATTCTGCCTTAATTCCATCAATCGCCTCCATCACTTCCGGATCAAACTTAGATCCAGCCTCAAGCTCAATTTTGCTAACTCCTTCTTGAGAAAGTGTATCATCGAATTGCTTTAATATCAATTGTACACCACTTGTCTCCTCAAGATGATCTATTGCTCTAACCAATGCATCGCGCACAGGCAAAAAAGCTGTTATAAGTTTCGAATTTGCATATTTAGCAAAATCTTCTTTTTCACGTATCACTCGTGCTTGCAGATTTCTGTAATCTGCTACAGCCCTTTTCATTTGGTCTTCGGCCAGTTTCACCCTGTTCTCAACCAGTTTTACTTGGTCTTCCTTATTATATTTTATTTTTTTTACCATGATGCTACCTCTCCAAGTAAACGCGCACAATAATCTACAGTTGGTACGAGCTTGCGATACTGCAAACGTCTTGGCCCTACAACTCCAATATATATTTTACGTCCTTGGCTTAATTGTACAGGTGCAAAGATAAATGAATAAGGATTAAAGATTTCATCTTTTAACTCTGGTCCAATAAATATTCGAGTTCCCTCTTCTCCCATCTGAGAAAAAACATCATCCCAGCGTTCAAATTCATCCAACATTAATAATAAATTACGTGTAATATCTATATCATAAAACTCTGGCATATTTAACACATTACCCGCACCAGAATAATATAAATTACCATCTTCAACAGCTATAACTGAAAGCGTATTCGTGGCTGCTGCCAGAGCTCTTGTTAAATTACGAAGCATCTTATCAGACTGATGCCTTGAATCCCAAATTTTCTCTTTAATGGAGACTTCGTCTGCTACGCTCATATCCTGTGTCTGCATTAATTCTTTCACATATAGTTGAAGTGCTTTTGATGTAGGAATGCGTCCAGCAGATGTATGTGGTTGCTTAAGATAGCCTGCCGCATCCAATGCTGCCGTTTCGTTGCGAATAGTTGCAGGAGAAACACCAAGATCATACTTTTTTTCCAGCGTAACAGAACCCACTGGCTCAGCAGTATCTATGTACTCCTCAATCAGAACTTTCAAAATTTGAGTCTGTCTTTCACTCAATGTATCCATAATTAGCAGAATAATACCACGACTGCTAATTCCCTGTCAACACTTTACTAACACCCGGTGTTAACACCGGGTGTTAAATTCATTTTGAGTACAAAATCTGCATGCTGCTTAGGATTTACAACCTCGGGGGTTACGGAGCTTTTACTAGTTATTTTATTTACTTAACTTAAGGCAAAGCCTTGTCTAGCCTTGAAATTCACTTATTATCAGAGGTATTTTTGGATATTCAAAAGGTGTTCGTCGTAGGTTTCGGAAAAATGAGTTGTTCCATCTGCTTCAGAGACATAATAAATATAGTTGGTATTAGCAGGATTAAGCACTGCTTTTATTGCAGCAAGTCCTGGATTAGCAATTGGTCCTGGAGGAAGACCGGTGTTTAGATATGTATTATAAGGAGAATCTAACTCTTTATCTAGAGAGAGAGCTTGGGGCCACCATTTACCAGTTGCCTCATCGTATCCCTTAATATACTGTAGGGTAGCATCTGCCTGTAATGGCATACCAATTTCTAACCTATTTAACAATACCGATGCTACTTTAGGCCTATCATTAGCAAAACGAGCCTCTCTCTCTACAATCGAAGCAATTGTTATTATTTGATGAAGCGAGTATGGTGAATTGGCAATTTGAGCAGCTAATTCTTCCTTAATCTTAGTTTCAAAGTTTCGATTAAATATAGCTAAAACTACTTCTGCAGATGCCTCCTTGGGTATAAGATAAGTGTCTGGAAACATGTATCCTTCTTTGGCAAGTGCTAAAAACTCAATCTCTGGAATTCCTAGTTCTTGAGATATTCGCATTGCAACTTCACCACTGCGCCAGCCTTCGGGAATAGTAATCCAAGAATCAATGGTTCCATGCGTTAACCCATCTGCCACTTCCCGCGCACTCATGGAGGGCGATAAACGAAAATCCCCCGCTTGAATACCTTTTGCTATGTCATTAAGTCGCACGATAATGAAAAATCCCAGGGGACTTCTAATAAGTCCTTCTTCTTTAAGTCGCGCTGCTATACTGCGTACACCTTCACCCTTTTTAACCACAAAAATAACCGCTTGGGAAGATTGATTAACAGGAGAAGTGGATTCTTTATACCAAATTAACAACCCTCCTACTACTAATAGGGCTATAACCGTCGCAACTGTTAGTCTATTTTTCAAGATAATACATCGGTAGCTGCATTAACGTATCAACCGCTTCATCCAGCCGCCACTTGCTCGAACTATACAATACCGCCAGTATATCATTTTTATTGACCTTGTCTGATAAACGTTTGACTATTTTCATACCTGCCTGCTTATCCTCTGGCGAACCTAATATTCGAGAAACTCCATTTAATTCTTTGGAATTAATCGCTTTAACAACTCCAGAAGTTGAAGCTTTTAACTCAAATTTATATTTACCAACTTTAAACATGCTCCTGCTAAAATTTGGGTCTCCTCCTTGTGCTTTTACTATTTCACGCATCTTTAAAAGCGCCGCACCGCTCTTTAATACTTCTTCTGCTATCTCGCGCCCTGTTCCAGATTGGCTTACTACTGGAAGAGAGTTGCGATCTACCACGTCAGCTAAACACATATCTAACAAACTTCCCGCTAAACGGAGTGATCGATCTTCAAACTTTATTGGTCTATCTTTATCTTGCTCAAGAATAGCCAACACATCATGTATTTCTAGCACTGGCCCAACCCCAAATCCATTTGACTCATCGGTTGGAATAACTTCAATTTTAATTTTAATTCCAAATTTCTTAGCTATATACTCAAATTTTTCAGTCACAACCTGGGCATCTTTCATATGACGCACTTTCATGTATGGCCCAAAGGGTATATCTATCACTAGATGAGTTGAACCCATAGCAATTTTTTTAGCCATGACAGATACAGCTATCTTGTCAAATGATTCAAATGCTAGCGGTCGCTCAACTTGAATAATTACATCATCGGCTGGAGCTATTCCAAGCTTTCCACCCCAAACAATACAACCATTGGTTTGATTAACTATATTCTTTATTTGGTCTACCGGAAACTCAACAGGCGCCAATACTTCCATAGTATCTGCAGTTCCTGCTGCTGCTGTAATAGCTCTGGTCGAACTTTTAGGAATTTTGAATCCGGCTGCTGCAACAATAGGCGTGACTATCATCGACGTTCTTGTACCTGCAACTCCACCAATAGAGTGTTTATCGGCCACTATACCCTCAAACTTGATCTGTTTCCCCGTCTTTACCATTGCATCGGTAAACTCAACTAGCTCATGCTTGGTAAATCCCTGACTAAATCCGGCTGCGGCAAAATACGTAGTAAGAATAGGACCTAAGCGATTGTGGCCAATCTCATCCATCAATGCAAAAATTTCATGGTCAGTTAGCTTCTGACCTTTTAATTTCTTTTTTATTGCTTCAATAGCCTCTTTTTTGCTGTTCATAACGACTTTAACCTAGCTCTAACTACTAGTCGCTCCATATATGTACCCGGAGGTACACATGTTACTAAAGTTAGGTACGAGTCGTCAAATTTTTGCTCTAATATCTGAACATCTTGTGGTTTAACTACAAACATCTCTTCCACAACATATTTATACTTCAGTCCATCATATTCTGCAAAAATCTCATCCCCTTCTTTCAGTTTTGGTAAAGTAGAAAAAATAGTCTTATAGTCTTCTGGATTATAAAAATACGGCAAGGTTGAATGACCAAAAATTACAGCATTACCATAATCTCCAGGTAGTGCTGTTCCTCCAAAATGGATTAAGCTCTTACTTAAATCTTCACCACCAACCAATGCATTGGCATCGCTAATTCCCAACTTAGGTATAGATATCTTATATGAATTTCCTTGCACATCTGCCGATTGCTGAGCAACTTCTGGAAACCAGTTTGATGCCTGAGTATAGTCAACGCTTGTTCCACTATAAGTTAATACAGATTCCTTTTCGATAGTTTTAGCTTCAACTGATTCAACAATGTTCGCAACTGGCACTGGATTGAGCAATGGTCTTAGTTTTGGAGCTTGAATCAACTGGAAGGAAAGAATCGGCCATGCAACCCAAGAAATAATACCCATACCCATACACATCAATACACTAGAAGTTATAGAGGATTTTTTCTGCCCAACCATAGTCATAAACGATTGACTAGGTTCCGCTTTTAAATAGACGTACTTTACTCGGGCAGACATACTACAACTTTAGCAGAACTATCCCATAGATTGCAACCTGTAGTATACAAATTACCTTGTAGAAATAACTATAGTCAGCTTATCTTGTTTGGGTAGGTGTATGGGGGTAATAAATGGTAAAAACTTGCTAAATGAAACCTCAAACCCAGATACTAACTTTTGTGATCGCAGCTCTTTTTCAAGCTCCGAAACTTTATTACCAGCTACTAATTTAGCTATCTCATCTTTATCTACATCTGGTATTAATGTTGTAGCAAATGAGACTTTAAAGTCCACTGACCCATTTTTATTAACTTTTTTATCCAATATGGTTTGGCGACTGAACCCTCTAATGCTTTGATATCCCTCAGGAAAATCCGTCTCCGATTCCTGCTTCAGTAATAAAGCAATATCTTCAGGATTAAATCCCACAGCAGTAAACTTTACTTCTGCGCTCATTGACACCGATTTAGCCTGCTCCCCAACTTTTTCACTCAACTTTTCACTAATTATTTCGCTTTCAATGGTATCTTCTACAACTGTAACCTTATCTTCTTTATTAGATTCAATATCACCCTTAGCTTTTTTCTGAAGACTATCAGTAATTTGTTTTCGTAAATTCGCAATATCCTCCTTGCCTACAACGGATACCTCTCGACTTGTTCCTCCAGAAAAGTCTTCATCAGCTGTAGCTGAGTAGTCAGATGAAACAAAATCTTCAAACACCAGATCTGTTCCACTGCTAATATTTCCATCAGGTCCAATATCCACCGCCGTGACAGATGTCTGCGTTTTACCATATATTTTTGTTTCACTTCCTGCTTCAATCTTTACTGATGCCGAAGCTATTTTGACCTCTTCATCTAAGCTGTATCTAATTTTGTTAGGAGCAACTAATCTTTCACCTTTGGCGAAGGTTTTTGAGCCAGATGCCTTATTATACAAAGTTACTTTACCTGAGGCGGGGTCTCCAATTAATTTTGTTCCCTCCGTATCGGCAGAAGCTTCTCCTTCAAGCGTAACAGATACAGTTTTTCCTGGAACAATCCTCTCTTCAACATCAACTTCCTCTGCTTCTGGATCAAGCGTAAAATCCAGATCTTGTTCAAACAGTTTTGTGTCCACAATTATTTTAAGCTCTGCGCCACTTGAATAAAAAAGCTGCGCCATAATAGCTCCCACAACCAATAACACAAGGACTATCATAAAACCACCTACTATTCCCAATTTTGGTTTAAAACTAAAACTAGGCACGCTAAACTTGGGTCGTGGCAAAAATCTTGTTTTGGGCTCATCACGTTCCACTTGTTTTGGCTCCATTGTTTCAATCTGATTTTCTGTAGATTCTGTTTTTGATAAAAATCCAACATCTTCTGGTTTAATTTTCTTAATATCTCCATCCATCTCAATCAAGCTTTTTTGAGTGTATGCTCCCACCACCGCTTGCAATGTAGTTTGAGCAGGTAATGCTTCTATTTTAGGAAAGTGCAAAAAGTTACTTTCTTTATCCCAAGCAAAATTCAAAAACTCATCTTTAGTACTACTTAAGTCCATAGTTCCGTCATAAAGAATAATTTTTGCAGGTAATACTTCTTGCTTGAAATCGGCAAGCGCAGATTTAACGTCCATACATATATTATCCGTGTGAGCAACTGTTTTTTCCTCTACAATATTGCCAATCTTCATTAAAGAGACCTGTATTTCATCAGGGTACACGCCAACAAAAATCGCGCTCTCCTGCATCCCGCTTTTGGCAGATAGAAAATATGCTAATGCTTCAGAAATAACCACAAATCCTGTGGGTTTTAGTGACAACTCTTCCACCAAATTTTTTAGCTGATTTTTTACTTCAGGCTTAATACCATCACCTTCAACATATTCTTGAGATAAGCCAAATATAGTTTCTTCAATTTTCTCTGTCCCAGGTAGATCCTCTGCGATACCTGTAAATAAACTGTCTAGTGTTTCAATAGAATCGGGGATTGAGCCAGAAAAAATTGCGGCGCAGTAAGACAAAATATTAACCTTATCCTCCTTAGTTGTGAATGCAGCAACAGTAATCGTGGATAGCTCAAACAGAACAGCAAAAGAGATTTTTACCTCCTCCCCACCAACAGCAGATTTATTAAATAATTTCTGCGAAATAACCTCAGGCAGCCGCATACTTACATCTTACCATTTATAGAGCTGTCAAGACAAAAAAGTATCCTTCTCTATCAGGCGGATAAACTCCGGCGGTAATCCATGTTTGTTATTTACTGGATCCCCGATCAAGTCGGGGATGACAGCATGAATCCTTTTTAAACCCCTAGGACTTAAAAAGACCGTAGTTACGAACTAAACTCAATATTTCTTAGTTTTACAGTCTCACTCGTCACTAATTTTGCTAGCTTGCCCCAATTTTCAACATCTCTTTTATCAACCTCAACCTCATTATAGAGAGTATCACCAGGTCCACAACTATTAAAACGAATACCTAACCTTGCTCCCACAAATCCAAAGTTATCCGTAGTATCTTGAAGCCAAGCGAAAACATCTCTACCTATGGTCCATTCTGTCCTATCTCCAGTAGCTACTACAACATCGAAAAAATCGCCCCCAGTAGACACTTCTGCTTTAGTTGTCATATTAACACCTCCTCACGGGCAAAGAATGACCAGATTGTAACACAAGGACTTATTTTTTGCTTAGCGTGGCATAGATTCTTCTAATACCAGAGCCAGCTGATTGTTCTTTTATTATTTTGAAAGTGCCCAATTCTCCAGTATGTTCCACATGCGGGCCTCCACAAAACTCTTTAGAAAAAGCTTCTGCCTCTTTTCCTTTATTACCAATAAAGTACACATTTACTTTGTCACCATATTTCTCTCCAAAAAAAGCCATGGCTTTTAACTTTTCTGCATCTTTCTTATCTAATATTTCTGACCAAACATCAAAGTTGCCCTTTATCTTAGAATTGACCAATTCTTCTATTTGTTTTAACTCGTCTTCAGACAAGGTTTGGGAGTGAGAAAAATCAAACCGCAACCTTTCGGCTGTAATATTGCTTCCTTTTTGTTGCACATGCTCGCCCAGTATTTCCCGAAGTGCATAATGCAATAAATGCGTAGCTGTATGCAATTTTATTGTCTCTTCATTATGATCTGCCAAACCTCCAGCAAAGCGCTTAGTTGCTCCCTTCTTAGATATTTCACGATGTTTAGTGAGCGCTTTATCAAAATCTGCCTTACTAATTTTAATCTTTCTCTCAGATAGCAACTCTTCTGTTATCTCAAAAGGAAAGCCGTATGATTGATATAAATCAAATACAAACTCGGAAGTTATCCTCTCAGCTGGAGTTTGATCAATCATT is a window from the Candidatus Roizmanbacteria bacterium CG_4_9_14_0_2_um_filter_38_17 genome containing:
- a CDS encoding thymidine phosphorylase (catalyzes the formation of thymine and 2-deoxy-alpha-D-ribose 1-phosphate from thymidine) produces the protein MNSKKEAIEAIKKKLKGQKLTDHEIFALMDEIGHNRLGPILTTYFAAAGFSQGFTKHELVEFTDAMVKTGKQIKFEGIVADKHSIGGVAGTRTSMIVTPIVAAAGFKIPKSSTRAITAAAGTADTMEVLAPVEFPVDQIKNIVNQTNGCIVWGGKLGIAPADDVIIQVERPLAFESFDKIAVSVMAKKIAMGSTHLVIDIPFGPYMKVRHMKDAQVVTEKFEYIAKKFGIKIKIEVIPTDESNGFGVGPVLEIHDVLAILEQDKDRPIKFEDRSLRLAGSLLDMCLADVVDRNSLPVVSQSGTGREIAEEVLKSGAALLKMREIVKAQGGDPNFSRSMFKVGKYKFELKASTSGVVKAINSKELNGVSRILGSPEDKQAGMKIVKRLSDKVNKNDILAVLYSSSKWRLDEAVDTLMQLPMYYLEK
- the grpE gene encoding nucleotide exchange factor GrpE, which translates into the protein MVKKIKYNKEDQVKLVENRVKLAEDQMKRAVADYRNLQARVIREKEDFAKYANSKLITAFLPVRDALVRAIDHLEETSGVQLILKQFDDTLSQEGVSKIELEAGSKFDPEVMEAIDGIKAESGKKIGVVAEVLRAGFKYKERVLRPAEVRVYT
- a CDS encoding endolytic transglycosylase MltG; this translates as MILKNRLTVATVIALLVVGGLLIWYKESTSPVNQSSQAVIFVVKKGEGVRSIAARLKEEGLIRSPLGFFIIVRLNDIAKGIQAGDFRLSPSMSAREVADGLTHGTIDSWITIPEGWRSGEVAMRISQELGIPEIEFLALAKEGYMFPDTYLIPKEASAEVVLAIFNRNFETKIKEELAAQIANSPYSLHQIITIASIVEREARFANDRPKVASVLLNRLEIGMPLQADATLQYIKGYDEATGKWWPQALSLDKELDSPYNTYLNTGLPPGPIANPGLAAIKAVLNPANTNYIYYVSEADGTTHFSETYDEHLLNIQKYL